The Polyangium aurulentum genomic interval CGCAGCCCAGGGCGACGAACGCCGCGAGCCAGGCAATGACCAGAAAGACGCCCCGCCTCTGCGCGAATGCTTCCCTTTTCACGTTTCCCCTTCCGCCCACGACTTCGACGCTCGGACGCTGCGCCTCCGAACCCCGCCTGACACCCACTGCCTCGGGGACCTCGTCGGTCCCCCGTCCCTTTTTAGGACATTCCTGGCGTAGTGTTAAGCTCCACGGTAGGCTAGCGCTGTTCGGGGCGGAGGGCCGCCTACTTTCAGCGGCCCCGGAGATTTTTCTGCGCCGAGCAGCCTCGTCGAATCATTCCACGGACACGCGCGGGCGATTGTCCTGGACAGTGCTATACCGCGACGGTCAAGGTGGGTCGCTCAGCGACGGAGGTCCAATGTCTGGTTCGGCTGCAATGCAGGAAGCGACCGCGCCCGTCGAGGCGCGTGGGGCGGCGAAGAAGAAGGAAGCGGAGTTCCGCGATTACCGGGCCGAGGCGCGGCCGAGCGTCAAGGAGCTCTACCGGCTGAACCACGAGAACCAGACGCTCGCGACCGTCCTCGCCAAGAAGAAGCAGTTCCTCTCGCTCGACCGCCGCGTCATGGGCGTGTGGGAGGCGCTCGAGTTCATGGATCAGCTCGTCGACGACAGCGATCCGGACACGGAAAACTCGCAGATCGCGCACGCCCTGCAGTCGGCCGAGGCCGCGCGCCGCGACGGGCAGCCGCGCTGGCTCGTCCTCACGGCCTTGATCCACGACCTCGGCAAGATCCTCGCGCTCTGGGGCGAGCCGCAGTGGGCCGTCGTCGGTGACACTTTTCCCGTTGGCTGCGCGTGGTCGGACAAGATCGTCTTCCCCGAGCTGTTCGCGAAAAACCCCGACACGCACGTGGCGGCGTACCAGACCGCGTGCGGCATCTACGAAGAGGGCTGCGGCCTCGACAACGTGCACATGTCGTGGGGCCACGACGAGTTCCTCTACCACGTGGTGAAGGACTACCTGCCGCTCGAGGCGCTCTACATGATCCGCTATCACTCGTTCTACCCGGCCCACCGCGAGGGCGCGTACGGGCACCTCATGAACGAGCAGGATCGCGAGATGTTCGCGTGGGTGAAGCGCTTCAACCCCTACGACCTGTACTCCAAGGCCGACGCGCCCCCCGACGTGAAGAAGCTCGAGCCCTTCTACCGCGAGCTCATCGCCGAGTACTTCCCGCGCGAGCTGCGCTGGTAAAGCGATCCCGCCGTGGCATGGCACGTGCTCCACGTGCCATCGCGTCTCCCATCGCGTCTCCCATCGCACCCATCGCACCCATCCGCACGCGCCCCCTCTGTTCGCTTGCCAGCTCCCGCCTCTCCCGCCTACCCTACGCGCGCCCTCGTTCCGGGAGAAACCATCTTGCCCCTGCTCATCGATCCCGAGGTCGCGGCGCGCGTCGATCGGCTCGAATTGCCCTTCAACCGCTACGGCGTCGATCCTTATGGCACCTCGAAGGAGCACGTCGCCCGCCTGCTCAGCGTCTTCGGCTTCTTCTATCGGCATTACTTCTCGGTCGGCGTCGCCGGCATCGAGAACGTCCCGCCGCGCGGCCGGGCCATGCTCGTGGGCAACCACTCGGGAGGCATCGCGATCGACGGGGCCATGATCCTCGCCTCCTGCTTCTTCGAGCTGGATCCTCCGCGGCTCGTGCAGGCGATGGCCGAGAAGTTCATGGCCAAAGTCCCCTTCACCGCCCAGTGGTCGGTCAAGACCGGCCAGCACACCGGCGTGCCCGAGACCGCCGCGCACCTGCTCGAGGACGACAGGCTCCTGCTCGTCTTCCCCGAGGGCGCGCGCGGCACGGCCAAGCTCTATCCCGAGCGCAACACGCTCGTGCACTTCGGCTCGGGCTTTTTGCGCCTCGCGATGAAGACGAAGACGCCCATCGTCCCCGTCGGGTTCGTCGGCGGCGGCGAGGCCATCCCGACGGTCGCCAATTCCTATACGCTCGGCCGTCTCCTCGGCGTGCCCTACGTACCGCTCACGCCCTGGGTGTTCGCCGTCCCCGTGCCCGTGCGGCTCGAGGTCACCTACGGCGAGCCGATGATCTTCCAGGGCACGGGCAACGAAGAGGACGAGACGATCGAGGGGTACGTGCAGCAGGTGAAAGAGAGAATCGCCGATCTCATCGAGACCGGCCGGCAGCGCCGCCGCGACGTCCTCGGCGGCCCTTCGAAGGATTACGCCGATCTCGGCGCCTCGCAGGAGGAGCGTCAATGAGGGTCTTGATCCCCGGAATCGCGGGCGTGCTCGGCCAGAAGGTCGCGCTGCGCCTGGTCGAGCAGGGCCACGAGGTGATCGGCATCGACCGCCGGCCGTGGTGGAACGCGCCGCCGTCGATCGAGCTGCACAACGTCGACATCCGCAAGCGCGCGGCCGAGGACGTCTTCCGCAAGAAGAAGCCGCACGCGGTCATTCACATGGCGACGGTGACGCACCTCGTCGAGCGCACCGAGGAGCGCTACCGCATCAACCTGGGCGGCACGCGCGCGGTCTTCGAGCATTGCCGCGACTGGGGCGTCGAGCACGCGATCTTCGTTGGACGTCACACGTACTATGGCGCGGCCGCGGATTCGCCGCTCTATCACAAGGAAGAGGACCCGCCGATGGCGGTGACGACCTTCCCCGAGCTGGCGGACCTCGTCGCCGCCGATCTGTACGCGTGCACGGCGCTCTGGCGCGTCCCGGAGCTGAAGACGACGGTCCTGCGGATGGTCTACACGCTCGGCCCCACGGGCCACGGGACGCTGGCGGCCTATCTGCGCGGCAAGCGCGTGCCGACGATCCTCGGCTTCGATCCGCTCTACCATTTCATGCACGAGGACGACGTGACGACGGCCATCTGCCTCGCGCTCGAGAAGCGCATCGCGGGCGTCTACAACGTGGCAGGCCCGCAGCCGGTGCCGCTGTCGGTGGCCATCCGCGCGACGGGCCGCACGCAGATTCCGCTGCCCGAGGTTGCGTTCAACGTAGCGATCGGCAGGTTCGGGCTGCCCAAGCTGCCCCCGGGCGCGCTCAGCCACATCAAGTATCCTGTGGTGGTCGACAGCGCCGCGTTCCGCGCCGCGACGGGCTTCAAGCACGCCGTCGACGAGGTGCAGGCGATGGAGGAGTACCAGAAGGCGTTTCCGGTGCGGTGAGGTCAGGGGTATGCCGAGAGTCCGCAGACCTCGCCGGCCGGTCGTCACTTCGGTCAGCATCCGCAATTTCAAGTCGCTCGTCGCGCAGTCGATAGAGCTCGGGCGCCTGAACGTGCTCATCGGAGCGAACGGCTCCGGCAAGACGGCGCTGCTCGAGGCCATCGGTGTCCTCGGCGCGGCTGCGGATGGGCGCGTCGAAGATGGCACGCTTCTTCGACGTGGCGTGCGTCCCGGCGTACCGCGGCTCTACAAGAGCAATTTCGGTGGCAGGACAGAGCAGAAGATCGTGCTGGAGGCACGATCTTCTGCGAGCGCGACGTACCGGGCCACGCTGGTCCCTGGCGACGTGCCGGCGAGCCCGTGGCGCTTCAACAACGAGACGCTCGAGGTCTCCGGGGACAAGGCGTTCACCCGATCGCCTGGCCAGGCCAATGTTTACGACGCCGAAGGAACGCCGACCAAGTTCAAGCCGGGAGATCCTTATCGCGGCCTCGCCCCATCTCCAGGCTCCCATGCCGTCCCCCGCCAGGCGGCAGATCTCCTCGAGATGCTCGTGCGCTTTGCCATCTACGATCCCCAGACGTTGGTGCTGAGGGGCACGCAAGCCGATCTTCATCAGCTCGACCCGCTCGGACTCCAGGGCGGGCGACTGGCCGAAGCGCTCGGGCAGATCAAAGAGAAGCTGCCGATGGCCGACCTGACAGGGCTGCTCGATTGGGTCGCCGACGTGGGCAGCGAGCCGCCCTCCCCCGATCTCCTCTCGCCCTCGATCCCAGCGGTCAGAGAGGTCGTCCGGTTCACGGATCGTTACATGCGACCGGGCAGCAATCGCCTGTCGGCATACGACGCCAGCGAGGGCGCGCTCTACGTGCTCTTCGCGCTCGCGCTCCTCTTCCACCCGCGCACGCCGCCCTTCTTCGCCATCGAGAACATCGACCATGCGCTCCACCCACGCCTGGCGCGGGCGCTCGTGCGCAAGATGGCCGAATACACGGCATTGCAGGGCAAACAGATCCTCCTGACCACGCACAACCCCCTCGTCCTCGATGGCCTCCCGCTCGCGGACGATGGCGTCCGGTTGTTCACGGTCGATCGTACGGTCCAGGGACAAACGCAGGTCTCCCGTGTCGCGTATACGGATGCCATTCGCCAGGCAGAGGAGAAAGACGTGCCCCTCTCGCAGCTCTGGGTGCAGGGCGCGCTCGGCGGCGGTGTGCCGAACATCTGGTGAGCCATGCTCGTGGGCATCGTCTGCGAGGGAGCGACGGATTTCGAGGTCTTGAAGGCGCTGATCGCCGCCCTCATCGGTGACCCGAGTCTCCGTCTGGTCCTGCTCCCACGCACTTCGCGACAGGCGCATGGAGCAGGGCACAGGGTGGCAAGCCGTGCGCAAGTATCTGCGCAGCCCGGCCTTCCCCGTGACGGTATCCGGCTACGATCTCATCGTCATCCAGGTCGACGCCGACATCCGCAAGCTCCCCGAGGTGAGCAGGCAGCTCGCGGCCGAACGTTCCGGGGAAGAGCTCGACGCGCTATGCGCGCACGTAAAATCCTGGATGGCCGGGGGCGTGCCGCCCAACGTGATCGTTGCGCTGCCGCGCGAGGCGACGGAGGCCTGGCTCCTCTCCGTCCATTCGAGGAAGACAGACGTCGAGGGGGTCGTCGACCCGGCTCGAGCGATGGCCGACGCGGGCTTGATCGCATCGACCGAGCGGGGTCCGCAAAAGAACTCTGCTCGATACGCGGAGCTGACACAGCCGCTCGTCGGGGCGCTGAAGGATCAGAAGCTCCTGCGCAAGCTCCCCGAACTCGAGCGGTTTGTCTCAAAGTTACGCTCTTCCGCGCAGCGGCGCAGACGCGCGAGCAAAGTACTCAAGAGCTCCTGATCGCGCCCCGGATCGCCCCCACGTAAAGCAGCGGCGCCCCGCCCTCCGGTCCAATGGTCACGTTCCGACGCACCGGGCGCGGCGGCGGGCCCTGCACGGCGAAGCGATGCTCCGCGAGCAGCGATCCCAGCACGACCTTCATCTCGTAGAGCGCGAACGCCGCGCCGAGGCAACGGCGCGCGCCGCCGCCGAACGGCAGGTATTCGAAGGGCGAGAACTTGCGCTCGAGAAATCGCTCCGGCCGGAACACCTCGGGCTCGGGATAGATGGTCGGGTCGTGATGGACCTTCGCGATCGCCGCCAGCACGCCCACGCCGGCCGGCAGCTCGATTCCGCGCAGCGTGAACGGCTGCAAGAGCCGGCGCGAGACCATGGCCACGACGGGGTGGATGCGCAGCGCCTCGTCGCAGATCGCCGATAGATACGGCAATTTCGCGAGCGCCTCGGGCGCGGGCGTGGGGCCGAGCGGCGAGAGCTCGTTCATGAGCCGCTCGCGGATTCGCGCGATCCGGTGGATCCAGTCGAGCGCCCAGGCCATTCCGATCGCGGTCGTCTCGTGCCCCGCGACGAGCATCGTGCGCAGCTCGTCGTCGATCTCCTCGTCGGACATCGGCCGGCCCTCGTCGTCGCGCGCCGAGAGCAGGAGGCTCAGGATGTCCTCGTGCCCCGCGCCCGGCTCGCCCCTGCGCCGCGCGATCTCCTCGGCCACCAGGGCGTGAAAGCGCTGCCGGTAGCGATCGAAGCGCGCCCAGCCGCCGAGCCCGCCGAACGATCGACGCAGCGGCTTCACGACCATCAGCGGGGGCGTGTACGCCTCGAGATAGCCGCCGATCACCTCGCGATAGACCGCGACGCGCTCGGGATCGCGAATGCCGAAGACGGCCTCGATGATGATCTCGAGCGAGATGTCCTGCGTGAGGTGCTGGGCGCGGAAGACGGCGCCAGGGGTCAGCGCGGCGGCGCGGCGGCGCGCGATGGTGGCCATGATCTCGCCATAGGCGCGCATGCGATCGCCGTGGAAAGGCGGCACGAGCAGCTTGCGCTCGCGGCGGTGGTGCGCGCCCTCGAGCAGCAGGATCGAATGCCGGCCGACCACGGGCTCGAGCGGCAGTTGCGTGAAGGGCGCGAAGATCGACGGGTCCGCGGTGAAGATCTCGCGGATGCCGTCCGGATGCCCGGTGACGACGACCTTGCCCATCATCATCGGGAGCGTGAACGGATCGCCGTAGCGCTCGGAAGCCTCCCGGTAGAACCGGACTGCGTCCCGGGCGAGCTTGAACGTCTGGAGCGGAGCGAAGCTTGGACCTTGGGGCAGCGTATGCATGGAGGGCCTCGTGATGAACCGAGGACACCAGAACCCGTCTCCGGACGCGCCGCAAGCGTCACGAACGCGCTCGCTCCCTGGCGCCCAGGACGGCCCCGCGCGAAGCGAGGGAATTCTCTTGATGGACCGCCGCGCGTGGTTCATTCCACGCACCGATCGAGGCGGGGAGACGCGACCGCCGGCCGTGGGCCGGTGCGTGGACGGGTGCGTCCGGGCCGCCCCCGACGATCGCAGGGGACGCAAATGAGCACCCACCACGGTGAGGAGCTCGGCCAGGACAGGGCCGAGGAGACGATCTGGCACCATTTTCTGTACGGCAATCCGGCCGGAGGCTTCATTCATCGCCCGTCGAGTGAGCGCGTCCTGTCCCGGCAGCACGTGCGGCAAATCGCGCGGATCATGAAGCGGCTCTCGCCGATGTCGGCGGGCGAGCCCGCGTTCGCGATCGGCAACCTCGAGCGGGACGGCTCGACGGGCCTCGGGGGCGGCATCGTCCTCGCGGTCGCCACCTCGGCGCCCGCCTTTTCGGGGCGCATTCCGAGCGGCGAGCTGCCGTTCTGCCACGCGATCGCGCTCGTCGACCGCTACCTCGACGCGCAGGTGATCCTCGACGCGCTCTCGGCCCTCTACAAGGCGATCCTCCCGGACGAAGACGGGATATCGTTCGCCAGGACATACCGGCGGCACGCGAAGGATCCGGCCGTCGCGGCCGCGCTCGTGGCGAGCTACCTGCGCGAGATCGACGCGCTCCTGCCGTCGCCGCGTGAATGCCCGCCCATCCTGCGGTGGACGGACATGCGCCTGGACAGGCCGCAGCGAATGCAGATCACGCACGCGCCCGACGCGCCCTTCGCGTCGCTGGCCGAAGCCGCCTCGCGCATCGCGGACGTCCTCGTCGCCTCGGACGTGCCCTGGGCGTGGATATCCACGGGACGGGAGGCGGACGTGGGAGACGGGCTCGGCGTGCATTTCGTGCCCGCAGACGAGACGCTTGGCGAGAAAAACAGCGCCTCGGAGGTTCGCCTCGCCGACCTGCCGGGCGAGGACGAGGAGCTCGCCTGGACCTTCGGGGCGCTCGGGCCCGCCTGGGAGGCGCCGGCCGCGCCGCGGGTGCCGGCCTCGGCGGTGAGGGCGCTCGAGCTCGAGGGGAGCCACGACGTGGCGCTGGCCGGCAATGGCGCGCCGGGGTATTCGGGCACGACGGTCTTCACGGAGACGCTGCGAGGGCCGGCCGCCATGGAGCCATTCCCGCTCGTGCGGCGGAGCTTTCGCGTGGGGCCGTGGGTGGCGCTCGGGCTCGGGCTCGGGCTCGGGGTGCCGGCGGCGCTCCTGCCGATCGGCTTTCCCGGGGGCGCGCCGGCGTCGTCGTCGCGACCGCCGGCGGGCGAGATGGGGATGGAGTGGAGCGAGTGGCCGCTGCCCGTCGGAGGCGCGTGGCCCGATGCGGGCAGCGGGAGGGGCGATTTCGGCGGAAGCGAATGAGCGGCCCTGTCAAATGCAGGTGCCCTTGATGCACTGCAGGCTCAGGCACTCCTTCGAGAAGACGCAGGGCTCGCCCGCGATCTTCTTGCACGCGCCCTTGCCGTTGCAGGACGAGGTGCCGCCGCACAGGCCGTCCTCCTCGCCGATCGGTACGCCGGTGCAGACGCCGGCGGCGTTGCACGACATGCAATCGTCGGTGCACGCCTCGGTGCAGCAAACGCCGTCGGCGCAATGGCCGCTCGCGCAGGAGGCGCCGTCCAGGCACGCGTCGCCGAGGCAGCTCGCGCAGCCGCCGCCGCAATCGACGCCCGTCTCGCCGCCGTTCTGCACGCCGTCGGCGCAGCTCACGCACGCGCCCTCCCAGCATTGCTGGCCGAGGGCCGCGTCGCAGGTCGATCCGCACTGGCTCTGGCCGGGCGGGATCTCCATGCAGACGAAGCACGGCTCGATGGCGCACGCCGTGTCGCAGCCGTCTCCGAGCACGGCGTTGCCGTCGTCGCACGCCTCGTCGCCCTCGCGCACGCCGTCGCCGCAGACGGCCCAGAACGTGCCGTCGGTGCCGGCTTGCCGGGTGGTCAGGTCGGGCAGGTACTCGCCCTCGATGAGGCACCCCGAGATCATCGCCGTCCCCGAGGCAAGCAGAAGACAAACCTCTCCCATACAGATCCGTCGCATCGCTCGAACCTCTCTCCCGTCAAGGGCCGATCAGAAATTGGTCTCGAAGCCGACCGTCCCGCCCCGGATCACGATCCCGGTCTTCGATCCCTTGCCGCCGGGCCCGTCCACCGACATCGCGTAAAGCGCGGTGCCCGTCGCGATCGCGCCGGCCGCGACGAAGCTCCAGAGCGAGGTGTTCGAGAGCAAGGCCGCGTCGCGCTGCATGTCGTTGTAGGCGCCGGGGCAGCTACGGCACGCCTCGTCGCGGCGCGCCTCGCTCGCGGCCTCCTTGGCCGCCGCCGCCGCGCCCGTGCCGAGCGCGAAGAGCGAGACCAGCAAGGTCGCCGCCACGCCGGCCTCGACGATCCCGCGGGGCTCCTCGTCGCTCTCGAGCGCCGGCGGGGGCATGGGCGGGGGCTCCGAGATGGGCGCGAGCGGCAGGGATGGCTGGGGCGCCGCCTCGTCGTCCTTTGGCGCGACCTTCAATTCGATGTCCGATGGCCGCCCCGCAGTCACGTCGATATGGCGCGTGTCCTCGGCCTCTGCGCCGAGCGCCTGAATGACGTGCCGGCCCGGCGAGACGCGCACGGGCTCCTCGATCGGGGCCCTGCCGACGAGCTTTCCGTCGAG includes:
- a CDS encoding AAA family ATPase, whose translation is MPRVRRPRRPVVTSVSIRNFKSLVAQSIELGRLNVLIGANGSGKTALLEAIGVLGAAADGRVEDGTLLRRGVRPGVPRLYKSNFGGRTEQKIVLEARSSASATYRATLVPGDVPASPWRFNNETLEVSGDKAFTRSPGQANVYDAEGTPTKFKPGDPYRGLAPSPGSHAVPRQAADLLEMLVRFAIYDPQTLVLRGTQADLHQLDPLGLQGGRLAEALGQIKEKLPMADLTGLLDWVADVGSEPPSPDLLSPSIPAVREVVRFTDRYMRPGSNRLSAYDASEGALYVLFALALLFHPRTPPFFAIENIDHALHPRLARALVRKMAEYTALQGKQILLTTHNPLVLDGLPLADDGVRLFTVDRTVQGQTQVSRVAYTDAIRQAEEKDVPLSQLWVQGALGGGVPNIW
- a CDS encoding SDR family oxidoreductase encodes the protein MRVLIPGIAGVLGQKVALRLVEQGHEVIGIDRRPWWNAPPSIELHNVDIRKRAAEDVFRKKKPHAVIHMATVTHLVERTEERYRINLGGTRAVFEHCRDWGVEHAIFVGRHTYYGAAADSPLYHKEEDPPMAVTTFPELADLVAADLYACTALWRVPELKTTVLRMVYTLGPTGHGTLAAYLRGKRVPTILGFDPLYHFMHEDDVTTAICLALEKRIAGVYNVAGPQPVPLSVAIRATGRTQIPLPEVAFNVAIGRFGLPKLPPGALSHIKYPVVVDSAAFRAATGFKHAVDEVQAMEEYQKAFPVR
- a CDS encoding inositol oxygenase family protein → MSGSAAMQEATAPVEARGAAKKKEAEFRDYRAEARPSVKELYRLNHENQTLATVLAKKKQFLSLDRRVMGVWEALEFMDQLVDDSDPDTENSQIAHALQSAEAARRDGQPRWLVLTALIHDLGKILALWGEPQWAVVGDTFPVGCAWSDKIVFPELFAKNPDTHVAAYQTACGIYEEGCGLDNVHMSWGHDEFLYHVVKDYLPLEALYMIRYHSFYPAHREGAYGHLMNEQDREMFAWVKRFNPYDLYSKADAPPDVKKLEPFYRELIAEYFPRELRW
- a CDS encoding lysophospholipid acyltransferase family protein, which translates into the protein MPLLIDPEVAARVDRLELPFNRYGVDPYGTSKEHVARLLSVFGFFYRHYFSVGVAGIENVPPRGRAMLVGNHSGGIAIDGAMILASCFFELDPPRLVQAMAEKFMAKVPFTAQWSVKTGQHTGVPETAAHLLEDDRLLLVFPEGARGTAKLYPERNTLVHFGSGFLRLAMKTKTPIVPVGFVGGGEAIPTVANSYTLGRLLGVPYVPLTPWVFAVPVPVRLEVTYGEPMIFQGTGNEEDETIEGYVQQVKERIADLIETGRQRRRDVLGGPSKDYADLGASQEERQ
- a CDS encoding cytochrome P450; translated protein: MHTLPQGPSFAPLQTFKLARDAVRFYREASERYGDPFTLPMMMGKVVVTGHPDGIREIFTADPSIFAPFTQLPLEPVVGRHSILLLEGAHHRRERKLLVPPFHGDRMRAYGEIMATIARRRAAALTPGAVFRAQHLTQDISLEIIIEAVFGIRDPERVAVYREVIGGYLEAYTPPLMVVKPLRRSFGGLGGWARFDRYRQRFHALVAEEIARRRGEPGAGHEDILSLLLSARDDEGRPMSDEEIDDELRTMLVAGHETTAIGMAWALDWIHRIARIRERLMNELSPLGPTPAPEALAKLPYLSAICDEALRIHPVVAMVSRRLLQPFTLRGIELPAGVGVLAAIAKVHHDPTIYPEPEVFRPERFLERKFSPFEYLPFGGGARRCLGAAFALYEMKVVLGSLLAEHRFAVQGPPPRPVRRNVTIGPEGGAPLLYVGAIRGAIRSS